Within Longimicrobium sp., the genomic segment GCGTCGGCCAGGCGGCGCAGTTCCGGTTGCCCGGACTCCAGGGCGCGCAGGATGCCGTCGCGCATCGCCCGCGCGTCCGAGGCGGCGACGAGGAGACCCGTTTCGCCATCGACCATCAGCTCTTCGGCGCCGCGGGTGCGGGTGGAGAGCACGGGTACGTTGCGGCCCCACGCCTCCAGGATCACGTTCCCCAGGTGCTCGATGCGCGAGGGGCAGATGAAG encodes:
- a CDS encoding glycosyltransferase; the protein is FICPSRIEHLGNVILEAWGRNVPVLSTRTRGAEELMVDGETGLLVAASDARAMRDGILRALESGQPELRRLADAGLHTVRTRHSKEAIVAAYRELYAHLVSIGRRR